A region of Centropristis striata isolate RG_2023a ecotype Rhode Island chromosome 17, C.striata_1.0, whole genome shotgun sequence DNA encodes the following proteins:
- the LOC131989309 gene encoding butyrophilin subfamily 3 member A2-like translates to MVPTNDRLLRSLRTASVFQRIAVFLLLTHLPNGGQSLDNHLTQTVMVMVGDDVVLPCQLEPSMNAVTMTIEWGRPDLKPRFVFVWHNGKELLNEQNKAYKGRASLSISNMKHGDISLKLSPVKNSDHGTYRCYIPKLSQEYFVELLVGAVSSPAISLAGIDETSSGVMLDCESSGWYPEPEVLWLDGEGKLLSAGPTETVRGPDDLYTVSSRVTVEKRHSNSFTCRVHQKNTNHTREAHITLTEDFFMASCSGCAASTTISVLFAIMFVLAVGCIVWKWRQNKSGVIKSTEQQSLMEAEVIRGEQLKAENEKMKAELQQKETDKTQVIDIVKGLMKEMVNQNNKVTEQKEKAEKLLEENREKVQSVEKEVAKEEGDVTLKKAKAYRELKETLIQNNWNLEERKTEFEELQINTEKLMKKAHDEVNRITEEIGKERDEQLQDTEFFFKGGNASHAGGRDERTSMVTTLEIQRDQMDNTLKEVKTEVEGQRNQLKGQLKEMEEEREEIKNKLQSVEKTRGFDKSD, encoded by the exons ATGGTTCCAACTAATGACAGACTTCTAAGATCTCTCAGGACTGCCAGTGTTTTTCAGAGGATCGCTGTGTTCCTTCTCCTAACACACTTACCAAATGGAG gtcagTCTCTGGACAATCATCTTACTCAGACAGTCATGGTGATGGTCGGTGATGACGTTGTTTTGCCATGCCAGCTTGAGCCTTCCATGAATGCTGTTACCATGACAATAGAGTGGGGGAGACCTGACTTGAAGCCAAGATTTGTCTTTGTGTGGCATAATGGTAAGGAGCTTCTGAATGAACAAAACAAAGCCTACAAGGGGAGAGCGTCACTGTCCATCAGCAACATGAAACACGGAGACATTTCACTGAAACTGTCCCCAGTGAAGAACTCTGATCACGGGACATACAGATGCTACATCCCAAAACTGAGTCAAGAATATTTTGTAGAGCTCCTTGTTG GTGCCGTCTCCTCACCTGCTATCAGCCTAGCAGGCATTGATGAAACCAGCAGTGGAGTGATGTTAGACTGTGAGTCTTCTGGCTGGTATCCAGAGCCTGAGGTGTTGTGGCTGGACGGTGAGGGaaagctcctctctgctggacctacagagacagtcagaggtCCTGATGACCTCTATActgtcagcagcagagtgactgTGGAGAAGAGACACAGCAACAGCTTCACCTGTAGAGTCCACCAGAAGAACACCAACCACACCAGAGAGGCACACATCACTCTTACAG AGGATTTCTTCATGGCTTCTTGCTCTGGTTGTGCTGCCTCTACCACCATTAGTGTGCTGTTTGCTATAATGTTTGTCTTGGCAGTCGGCTGTATTGTCTGGAAATGGAGACAAAACAAATCTG GTGTCATTAAAAGCACGGAGCAGCAGAGTTTGATGGAAGCAGAAGTCATCAGAGGAGAGCAGCTCAAGGCAGAAAACGAAAAAATGAAGGCGGAGTTACAGCAGAAAGAGACAGATAAGACACAGGTTATTGATATAGTGAAGGGACTGATGAAGGAAATGGTGAATCAGAATAACAAAGTCACTGAACAAAAGGAGAAGGCAGAGAAACTGTTGGAGGAGAACAGAGAGAAGGTTCAGTCTGTGGAGAAAGAAGTAGCAAAGGAGGAGGGAgatgtaacattaaaaaaagctaaagCATACAGAGAACTCAAAGAAACCCTAATACAGAACAACTGGAACCtggaggagagaaagacagaatttGAAGAACtgcaaataaacacagaaaaactaaTGAAGAAGGCACATGATGAAGTTAATAGAATTACAGAGGAGATAGGGAAGGAAAGGGATGAGCAGCTGCAggacacaga attttttttcaaaggggGAAACGCATCACATGCTGGAGGACGGGATGAGAGGACATCGATGGTTACCACACTAGAGATACAGAGGGATCAGATGGACAACACACTGAAAGAGGTGAAAACTGAAGTGGAGGGACAGAGAAACCAACTGAAAGGGCAACTCAAGgagatggaggaagagagggaggagatcAAAAACAAGCTGCAGTCAGTAGAGAAGACAAGGGGGTTTGACAAATCAGATTAA